The following proteins are co-located in the Myxococcales bacterium genome:
- a CDS encoding diguanylate cyclase — MPWKNLPRPLQFYIIFLITAAAAVFFQQVHFMAAAPLTWSLILYILLSILTARINVKIPYTDVHFSMDTAFVYAILMLYGGLPAMVADSASKIINTMPHIKQQTWYKVPFNVASGLLSVFAAGQVYYLLLPNNPTYSGYLLPLACMAMAYFLVNSITVAVAISLSTGMNVIKLWVENFLWTSIGFFAALSIAVLIYLLDFTIGALAFLVSLPILGLVYFSQRVYLRQEEDAKAHINQLEAMHMSTIETLSLAIDAKDQITHGHVHRVTAYVTKLAEYLGVTAPEEMQGLRFAALVHDIGKIGIPDLLLAKPGRFTHEEMDRMRMHPVIGAQIVKAVSTDFPITDIVLCHHERWDGTGYPRRLKGEAINRFARMLAICDVYDALRSDRPYRRAMCKEKAVNIIRDERGGAFDPEITDVFLTHLEDLEAAAAEEDRRLEALTFSTPSSTDGLDVVHNYNPLELYGQISYTQQEVFLLYETAQLVGLNLPAQELAAKLMTSVGKLIPYNTAIVFLTDTAEDHLEPLYVDSRDAGAFSGFRIAFGRGMSGWVAQNGQPMRNVDPVAELGELDIADQKYRTMLSVPLRFDGRTVGVVSLYSEKKDFYQDRHQDLLIKLCSMVTPAVVGALKSEEMMSEDLIDPLTHLGNVRAMKHYFEGELIGHPRQEAYSLYLLDLRGWRQINQRYGHETGDRLLQTLVSGVTGVLRPEDRCFRCGADELAVVAHGADKQGAMALTVRLRRSITRLGVKVAGGVLSPDVAIGYASYPEDGITPEELWRVADSNLYKDQMRSAVPAKDWHNSMAPASGS; from the coding sequence ATGCCCTGGAAAAATCTGCCGCGACCACTGCAATTTTACATCATCTTTTTAATCACGGCCGCCGCTGCTGTTTTCTTTCAACAAGTGCACTTCATGGCCGCCGCGCCGCTGACCTGGTCGCTGATTCTCTATATTCTGCTTTCCATTCTAACCGCCCGCATCAATGTGAAGATTCCCTACACCGACGTTCATTTTTCGATGGATACGGCGTTCGTTTACGCGATTCTGATGCTCTACGGCGGCTTGCCGGCGATGGTGGCGGATTCGGCGAGCAAGATCATCAACACCATGCCGCACATCAAGCAGCAGACCTGGTACAAGGTTCCCTTCAACGTCGCGTCGGGGTTGTTGTCGGTCTTCGCGGCCGGCCAGGTCTACTATCTGTTGTTGCCGAACAACCCGACGTATAGCGGCTATCTGCTGCCGCTGGCCTGCATGGCCATGGCGTATTTCCTGGTCAATTCGATCACCGTGGCGGTGGCGATCAGCCTTTCCACCGGGATGAACGTGATCAAGCTCTGGGTGGAAAATTTTCTGTGGACTTCCATCGGCTTTTTCGCGGCGTTGTCGATCGCGGTGCTAATTTACCTGCTCGATTTCACCATCGGCGCCCTGGCGTTTCTGGTCAGCCTGCCGATTCTGGGGCTCGTCTATTTTTCGCAGCGCGTTTACCTCCGGCAGGAGGAAGACGCCAAGGCGCACATCAACCAGCTCGAAGCGATGCACATGAGCACCATCGAGACGCTTTCGCTGGCCATCGACGCCAAGGACCAGATCACCCACGGTCACGTGCACCGGGTCACGGCCTACGTCACCAAACTGGCGGAATATCTCGGCGTGACCGCCCCCGAGGAAATGCAGGGGTTGCGCTTCGCGGCGCTGGTGCATGATATCGGCAAAATCGGCATTCCCGATTTGCTGCTGGCCAAGCCGGGGCGGTTCACCCACGAGGAGATGGACCGGATGCGCATGCACCCGGTGATCGGCGCCCAGATCGTCAAGGCGGTGTCGACCGATTTCCCCATCACCGACATCGTGCTGTGTCATCACGAGCGGTGGGACGGCACGGGCTATCCGCGGCGGCTGAAAGGCGAGGCGATCAACCGTTTCGCCCGCATGTTGGCGATCTGCGACGTCTACGACGCCCTGCGCTCCGACCGGCCTTACCGGCGGGCGATGTGCAAGGAAAAGGCCGTCAACATCATTCGCGACGAACGCGGCGGCGCTTTCGATCCGGAAATCACCGACGTCTTTTTGACCCACTTGGAGGATTTGGAGGCGGCGGCGGCCGAAGAGGATCGCCGCCTGGAAGCGCTGACATTTTCGACGCCTTCGTCGACCGACGGTTTGGACGTCGTGCACAATTACAACCCGCTGGAGTTGTACGGCCAGATTTCCTACACGCAACAGGAAGTGTTCTTGCTTTACGAGACGGCCCAGTTGGTCGGCTTGAATCTGCCGGCGCAGGAGCTGGCGGCCAAGCTGATGACCAGCGTCGGCAAATTGATCCCCTACAACACCGCCATCGTGTTTTTGACCGACACCGCCGAGGATCATCTCGAGCCGCTGTACGTCGATTCGCGCGATGCCGGCGCGTTTTCCGGTTTCCGCATCGCGTTCGGGCGCGGCATGTCCGGCTGGGTGGCGCAAAACGGCCAGCCGATGCGCAACGTCGACCCCGTGGCCGAACTGGGCGAGTTGGATATCGCCGACCAGAAATACCGGACCATGCTGTCGGTGCCGCTGCGATTCGACGGGCGCACGGTCGGCGTGGTCAGCCTGTACTCCGAGAAAAAGGATTTCTACCAGGATCGCCACCAGGATCTGCTCATCAAGCTGTGCAGCATGGTCACCCCGGCCGTGGTCGGCGCGCTCAAGAGCGAAGAAATGATGTCGGAGGATTTGATCGATCCCCTCACGCACCTGGGCAACGTGCGCGCGATGAAGCACTACTTCGAGGGCGAATTGATCGGCCACCCGCGACAGGAAGCCTATTCACTGTATTTGCTGGATTTGCGCGGCTGGCGGCAGATCAACCAGCGTTACGGGCATGAGACCGGCGATCGCCTGTTGCAGACGCTGGTCAGCGGCGTCACCGGCGTACTGCGTCCCGAGGATCGCTGCTTCCGTTGCGGGGCGGACGAACTTGCCGTCGTCGCGCACGGCGCCGACAAACAAGGCGCGATGGCGCTCACGGTGCGGCTGCGGCGTTCGATCACGCGCCTGGGCGTCAAGGTGGCCGGAGGCGTGCTCTCGCCCGATGTGGCGATCGGCTACGCCTCGTATCCCGAGGACGGCATCACGCCCGAGGAATTGTGGCGTGTCGCCGACAGCAACCTGTACAAGGACCAGATGCGTAGCGCGGTGCCCGCAAAGGATTGGCACAATTCAATGGCGCCGGCCAGCGGATCCTGA
- a CDS encoding FHA domain-containing protein, which yields MWKLLTRFGEAGEADFPLLDELTIGRAPDNAIWLDDPLVSRRHARIYLAGQAAFAVDLQSANGVFRNGERLTDPVELRPGDVLLIGGYKLLVTWSGQGPAPAPAGDESLDRTFHLTTQRPGAGELESPSAKKSDEPLAAKRAAPRPRAGCLLPLLAPVLLWLALRLW from the coding sequence ATGTGGAAACTGCTGACGCGCTTCGGCGAAGCCGGCGAAGCCGATTTCCCGCTCCTCGACGAGTTGACGATCGGCCGCGCGCCGGATAACGCCATCTGGCTCGACGACCCGCTGGTGTCGCGCCGCCACGCCCGGATTTATCTCGCGGGACAGGCCGCGTTCGCCGTCGATCTGCAAAGCGCCAACGGCGTTTTTCGCAACGGCGAACGGTTGACCGACCCGGTCGAATTGCGGCCCGGCGACGTGCTGCTGATCGGCGGCTACAAGCTGCTGGTGACCTGGTCGGGGCAGGGGCCTGCCCCCGCGCCGGCCGGCGATGAGTCGCTCGACCGGACGTTTCACCTCACCACGCAACGGCCAGGAGCCGGGGAACTGGAATCGCCGTCGGCAAAGAAAAGCGATGAACCTTTGGCGGCGAAACGCGCGGCGCCGCGTCCGCGGGCGGGCTGCCTGCTGCCGCTGCTCGCTCCAGTCTTGCTCTGGCTGGCGTTAAGGCTCTGGTAA
- a CDS encoding FHA domain-containing protein: protein MTDERTRLEDTTVRESTAHLREKAGRRRDEAPQCPYLLVMTGRMKHKKILLLAGRTLIGRDPSCHLVLDDPCVSARHLRLVRRPEGVYGEDLDSANGTLVNGQPPEATQPLRHGDRLQIGRTELEFRYPTATIIPNGTD, encoded by the coding sequence ATGACTGACGAACGAACCCGACTCGAGGATACGACGGTACGCGAATCCACCGCCCATCTGCGGGAAAAGGCCGGGCGGCGGCGCGACGAAGCGCCGCAATGTCCTTACCTGCTGGTGATGACCGGGCGGATGAAGCATAAAAAGATCCTGCTGCTCGCCGGGCGGACGCTGATCGGCCGCGACCCGTCCTGCCACCTGGTACTCGACGACCCGTGCGTTTCGGCGCGGCATCTGCGGCTTGTCCGCCGGCCGGAAGGGGTTTACGGCGAGGACCTCGACAGCGCCAACGGCACGCTCGTCAACGGCCAGCCGCCGGAAGCGACGCAACCGTTGCGGCACGGCGACCGTCTGCAAATCGGCCGCACCGAACTGGAATTCCGTTATCCGACCGCGACGATTATTCCGAATGGTACCGATTGA
- a CDS encoding HAMP domain-containing histidine kinase translates to MPEGSQTRRTQAMQNRILFWTMLLAVIPIISLFLLLSEMLNSTRLLTAKDAGDYAERKTQLLNLALQNDLEMTLHTNAASLAAGWQNLYQDSQGDLDRTLQRFMRLLDNTPGIVLLFNEEGNLTASSSPDFLAYNGREIDVVNRQLQHGYVTATAPLPPVGYTLLYAQPREKSQVWQSAAQRFQDDFTTDVRAKFDSAIAELRFIALAFFLALCLIAILMSRWLARNLTHPLEQLTTDMETFDGRQPIQLAAARMDEIGILSEKFSEMTFKLVQARGELEEKQGALEKADQEIMQLNLNLEKRISERTADLEIALEKLRELDKNKDDFLSLVSHELKTPLTSISASAEALLTKNLPLTERGRERFLRIMQSEALRLTRLINDLLDLSSLEAGRIQFHFQKTDLIALVQQTCEAYRLSIIQKGLAFEINLKNDPRLRAVVVDADRVVQVVTNLLSNAIKFTEKGRITVRLDLVESGLESMARLVVADTGIGIQAEDAHKVFDRFQQIERLDTHHDGLGLGMPISRMIVEWLGGDIHFASRIDHGTAFTVVLPLDAKAAQRKRMLAIPGDRVD, encoded by the coding sequence ATGCCTGAAGGCAGCCAGACGAGAAGAACGCAAGCGATGCAAAACCGCATCCTCTTCTGGACCATGCTGCTGGCGGTCATTCCCATCATTTCGCTTTTTCTGCTGCTCAGTGAAATGCTGAACTCGACACGCCTGCTGACGGCCAAGGATGCCGGCGACTACGCCGAACGCAAAACGCAACTGCTGAACCTGGCCCTGCAGAACGACCTGGAAATGACGCTGCACACCAACGCCGCCTCGCTCGCCGCCGGCTGGCAGAACCTTTATCAGGACAGCCAGGGCGACCTCGATCGCACTCTGCAGCGGTTCATGCGGCTGCTGGACAATACGCCCGGCATCGTCCTGTTGTTCAACGAGGAAGGCAACCTGACCGCCAGTTCCTCGCCGGATTTCCTGGCCTACAACGGCCGGGAGATCGACGTCGTGAACCGTCAGTTGCAGCACGGGTACGTCACGGCGACCGCCCCGCTGCCGCCGGTCGGCTACACCCTGCTCTACGCGCAGCCGCGCGAGAAAAGTCAGGTCTGGCAGAGCGCGGCGCAGCGCTTCCAGGACGATTTCACCACCGACGTCCGCGCCAAGTTCGACTCGGCGATCGCCGAACTGCGCTTCATCGCCCTCGCCTTCTTTCTCGCGCTGTGCCTGATCGCGATCCTGATGTCGCGCTGGCTGGCGCGGAACCTGACGCATCCGCTCGAGCAACTCACCACCGACATGGAAACCTTCGACGGCCGCCAGCCGATTCAGTTGGCCGCCGCTCGGATGGACGAAATCGGCATTCTGAGCGAAAAATTTTCGGAAATGACCTTCAAGCTGGTCCAGGCGCGCGGCGAACTGGAGGAAAAGCAGGGCGCCCTGGAAAAGGCCGACCAGGAAATCATGCAACTCAACCTCAACCTGGAGAAGCGGATCAGCGAACGCACCGCCGACCTGGAAATCGCCCTGGAAAAACTGCGCGAACTCGATAAAAACAAGGACGACTTCCTCAGCCTCGTCTCGCACGAATTGAAAACCCCGCTGACCTCCATCAGCGCCAGCGCCGAGGCGCTGTTGACGAAAAACCTGCCGCTGACCGAACGCGGCCGCGAACGTTTTCTGCGCATCATGCAGAGCGAGGCTCTCCGGCTGACCCGCTTGATCAACGACCTGCTCGACCTTTCGAGCCTCGAGGCGGGCCGGATTCAGTTCCATTTCCAAAAGACCGATTTGATCGCCCTGGTGCAGCAGACCTGCGAGGCGTATCGACTCTCGATCATCCAGAAGGGGCTCGCGTTCGAAATCAATCTGAAGAACGATCCCCGCCTGCGCGCGGTGGTCGTCGACGCCGACCGGGTGGTGCAAGTCGTCACCAACCTGCTGAGCAACGCGATCAAGTTCACCGAGAAGGGCCGCATCACCGTTCGCCTCGATCTGGTGGAAAGCGGCCTGGAATCGATGGCGCGGCTGGTCGTCGCGGACACCGGCATCGGCATTCAGGCGGAGGACGCGCACAAGGTGTTCGATCGTTTTCAGCAGATCGAACGGCTGGACACGCATCACGACGGCCTCGGCCTGGGCATGCCGATCAGCCGGATGATCGTCGAATGGCTGGGCGGCGACATTCACTTCGCCAGTCGGATCGATCACGGCACCGCCTTTACCGTGGTGTTGCCGCTTGATGCCAAGGCGGCCCAACGCAAACGCATGTTGGCGATCCCCGGCGACCGTGTTGATTGA